One genomic window of Apium graveolens cultivar Ventura unplaced genomic scaffold, ASM990537v1 ctg4907, whole genome shotgun sequence includes the following:
- the LOC141702354 gene encoding uncharacterized protein LOC141702354 gives MAAEEVLKLYDAYWFDLDIFTSKNTIPATISVDSQNQVQEPSFCPSVQARSQSLYCLCSDTSFNPSSPSPPKLETVVSGKEVKEDELEIPLRRKKVEKKQRRRNKKGSRSLTDLEFEELKGFMDLGFVFSEEDKGSRLASIVPGLQRYRRNGDEETGNSKDHDYKVSRPYLSEAWGDLDKTKAGNPLIDWRLQIPNGEIDMKDLLKVWAQSVASAVN, from the coding sequence ATGGCAGCTGAAGAAGTTCTTAAGCTTTATGATGCTTATTGGTTTGATCTTGATATCTTCACCAGCAAGAATACTATCCCAGCAACCATTTCAGTTGATAGCCAAAACCAAGTTCAAGAACCAAGTTTCTGTCCATCGGTTCAAGCTCGATCGCAAAGTCTATACTGTCTTTGCTCTGATACAAGTTTTAACCCGAGTTCTCCATCTCCACCAAAACTTGAAACTGTAGTCTCTGGAAAAGAAGTCAAAGAAGATGAACTCGAGATACCTTTGAGGAGAAAGAAGGTAGAAAAGAAGCAGAGGAGGAGAAACAAGAAAGGTAGTAGGAGCTTAACAGACCTCGAGTTCGAGGAGCTAAAAGGTTTCATGGACTTGGGATTTGTGTTTAGTGAAGAAGACAAGGGTTCAAGATTGGCTTCAATAGTTCCAGGCCTACAAAGATATAGAAGAAACGGTGATGAAGAAACAGGTAACAGTAAAGATCATGATTACAAAGTTTCAAGACCATATCTTTCTGAAGCATGGGGTGATTTGGATAAAACAAAGGCGGGGAACCCATTAATAGACTGGAGACTTCAAATTCCTAATGGAGAGATTGACATGAAAGATCTTCTTAAAGTGTGGGCTCAAAGTGTTGCATCTGCAGTCAATTGA